CTAATTCTCTGCGACGGACACAAACTACACGTATCGGCGATCAGACAACTGAACGACCGATGTATCTATCCGCAGGGGAACTTCTTAATGCCCAGCGATATACCGACTGAGTTGATCACAACGGGCGTACCCCCGGGAAAAAAGGTTTTGATAAGCGTCGTTCATTAAGTGCTGATGCCAGTTTTATACAGTTCGAGTTGGATAATGTAGCCTAACCTACACATTGGTCGACAAAAACTATAAAACTGGGTTCAGCGGTAAATTACAGAAAACATAACAAATGAGTCTTTTTCAAGCCAATTTCGAATGAGTTTCGCAGTTGTGTTAAATTTGAACTCAGGATCGAGTTTCCCactgttgtgagttagagtaaaCTCataactctggatccagtcccacagttgGATCCACTGTTAAAGCTAGCTCTGAGACGAGCGAAGTCCGctgaactcacaactgtgtaCTAGGCCTGGGCAGAATTGTCTAATTCCATAAATAAAATCTAGGTGGTATTTGGCGAAGGTTTGGTCGGAATGATTTCATTAGAGGAGGTCGCTGAAGAGATCGCCGATTTCGTGGACACATTCCCGTGCGCTTTCCGGAAGGCGATGGCTCCTAAATACATAGGTATTTCATCCGTTGATGCGTTCTTCAGAATTTCGAATCTTTGATTGATTGGAACAAGCTCTAACTGGTTCTCCTCTCTAGGTGCCATTTTGACGGCGAATGACGAATCGGTGGCCATATTGAAATCACGTGATCGACGCTATCCGTATATGGTGTTAGACTCGCACAGACGAGATCGTCACGGATTGTGTAGACCGACCGGTCACGCGGTGTTACTCGCGTTCGAATCGACCGATCATCTTATCAGGTAATCAGACATTcgatttaagatttaagataaTTCAAGGCTGCAGACTGGATACCTATGGTGTTGTGCTACGAACGTGTCACTGAAGCCGGGATCACACgggcatttttggcccgggccaaattttagcacggttCAAATTATTGCGTGTGAAATGCAACTGGTTCCGCGTTTTCTGCGTGGTTTGCGTGTGTCTGTGAACGCGTTCTCTAAATAAGCgcgagccaaatttgactcgggcccgATCCGTGCAAGTTTGGCTCatgccaaatcgtctccgtgtgatcgcggcttcgTCGAATATATCTGATTCGGTTTGTATCTGCCAGCCATTTTGTTTCAGATATTACCGGGAACTGGACGAAGAAAACCGACGGCAATTTCAACTGACCCCCGTCTTGATAGCAGACGATTTCGACGAGAATGAGTGAAAAAATagagaaaaaatcaaaaacatgTTTCGTTTTCAAATAATTCGAGGAGCCTGGTATAAAATCGACAAACGTGAGAACGGGTAGTTCTGTGTAGGTTTTAACTGATTCTGTTTGAAattacgagctttcgctactactGCATAGTAGCTTTATTGACCTAAATCTACTAGTTTATTACACAGTTATATCTGTCTTTATGTGTATcgatttcaaatgattcaCTGAACTCACCGACACAGTCGTTTCCTTTCATTTCAAATCCAACTGGACATTGCACtcctgaaattaaaaaaaaaaaatgtttatagTATTAAGGCATCGTATTTCGAAGAATTCATTCTCATTACTTTCAAGCCTAACCCGTTCCCTTTCAAGCCTAACCCGTTCCCTATAGCACCCCTCTACTTACTGTGACATCTCATGCCGACCAAATGGTACCCAGGAGGACACAtaatctctgaaaatggttcacGATGGTtttgtaaatgaaaaaaacgTAGGATTTGATATCGATGATTTACTACTAACAGTGACACAACTTACTCAAACAGCGGTTCTTGTGAAGTTTATATCCTTGCGGGCACCGGATTCCTGATTAGAAAACAAAGAACATTAATATCTCAGAAATGATTTCTAATATCGTTCAAAACTCAACGCAATTTCTCCGATTCAGCTGAAATACTCACGGATACACTTGTTGCCTTTGATCAATTTGAAATCTTTCGggcaaattatttctagaaagAATAGTACGTGATGAAACGTTACATTCAGTCTCATTTCATTGTCTATAACAAATCCTTTCCGAAAAGACGGAGACAtcataaaaattttattttattttccgactgatttgaaattagtttttacGATTTCACTTACTGTAACATTTATCGTTGAGTTTTGTATATTCCTTTGGACAATGGTCAActgaaatcaaatatataaatcaatcttGAATTACGACCAAGCGATGATCCTAAGGATTGAACAATACACAAATATTACATTCTGTTTctagaaaaagataaaaggaATTCGTGTGAAAACTTACGAACGCATCTGTCATCTTTAAGTACGTAATATTTCGGACAagttatttctgaaaaaaaaatgaaacaatattcAGTGATTTATGTGTTCATAACGATACAACAGCGCACAGTTGGGTCCCGCAATAAAATAATCACTCAGGAACGCTTGAAGAAAAACGCTTAGTTGGAGGGGAAAAGCTAAGACAGCATTGATGTTCCGAAAgtctttgaaaatgtttgaaaatggctcataatACTTGAGTGGAAACGTCTgtagttttttgtttttctatttcatcgtGGGTTTTCCATCAAATAAGAATATAGACACTTACGTATGCATCTGTGACCAATTTTCTTGTAACCTTTCGGGCAATCCTTCACTGAAAATGACGATGATTATACCGAAATAAGTGAGAAGGAAATGAATTCTAGATAACTCAGAatcgtgaaactgggtcttGGCGGAAGGAATTAATGATCAGATACTCACGGATACATTCCCCGTTGACCAGTTGTGATCCAGGCGGACATTCGGTCCTGATACAAGTTTCGTTCACTTTCTTGTAGCCAGTTGGGCAGTGTATAACTACAATACAAACAATATACACGAACGATATTACTTTCATTATAAATTCCTGAGTTGCTCAACTCTACAGGAAACTCTTACTgtgacaaatttcaatatctacATAATATAATTCACATGGGTTTCACGGCATTTGTAATATTTCaccaatttttaaattctgaaCTGTAGATGTTACTGAGACAATTAATGATCTTCAacgtttttctaaattttgttttcaagaAGATGAGTCTACACAAGCTACCGTGTGTCTACTTACGTATACAGATTTTCCCATCTTTGCTCAGCATGTGACTCGGCGGACAGACATAACCTTAaaagtaaatgaaaataacggGGAATGTTTTTTACCTCAGTAAATCTGTTGACCGTActtttaaaaatcatgatcaggCTAACCACAACAGACCTAGGATAtcaactgattacaaatttcattgctgtttacaaaatgacccgggagattaggagaaacaacctttcaattttttctagccttattataatattttctaAGAAGTGATCAGGGTTGTTCTATATCTGATACTCACGTGTACATTTACCGTGTTCCATTACATACGACTCGGGACAAATCGCTGAAAAATGCGCATAGAATATTCATACGTTATGAAATGAACAATGTTTCATGTGAACAGAATTTCAGAATGATATAATATACACTTACGCGCGCATTTGGCACCCTTGATTGCGTAACCGACAGGACATTTTATGCCTAGAATCAGAATCAGGtgatattagaaataaactaTTTTCTATTTATGTCGAGGTTATTGAGTGATCGGTGAAAACCAGGAACCAGTTTCAGCAGTTCTTGGTTAGAATTTGACCCGCGCGTTGAGATATTATTGGAATAAACGAATTTTAACACCAAAaaagtcaaaaagtggtcGTAAATCTTATCTGAAGATTGATCTTATGtcattagattggctataaaactaaaatgagctcagactggtcacaagttgttagattagctatagggTCTTAGACCGGCCTTTAGTAGTTagtttggttatagaactaaaatgagtttgtAAAAtggagttgttagattggttgtagAACCATTATgagcttagaccggtcttaagttgttagattggttgttGAACCAttatgagcttagactggtcttaagttgttagattggttgttGAACCAttatgagcttagactggtcttaagttgttagattagttgTTGAACCAttatgagcttagactggtcttaagttgttagattagttgTTGAACCAttatgagcttagactggtcttaagttgttagattagttgTTGAACCAttatgagcttagactggtcttaagttgttagattagttgTTGAACCAttatgagcttagactggtcttaagttgttagattagttgTTGAACCAttatgagcttagactggtcttaagttgttagattagttgTTGAACCAttatgagcttagactggtcttaagttgttagattagttgTTGAACCATTATGAGCTtagagactggtcttaagttgttagattagttgTTGAACCAttatgagcttagactggtcttaagttgttagattggttgttGAACCAttatgagcttagactggtcttaagttgttagattagttgTTGAACCAttatgagcttagactggtcttaagttgttagattagttgTTGAACCAttatgagcttagactggtcttaagttgctaGATTAGTTGTTGAACCAttatgagcttagactggtcttaagttgttagattagttgTT
This sequence is a window from Tubulanus polymorphus chromosome 9, tnTubPoly1.2, whole genome shotgun sequence. Protein-coding genes within it:
- the LOC141910622 gene encoding uncharacterized protein LOC141910622, which encodes MYHQKDGKCIRYICRKGYKLNEQGNCTLVFCPPGYTKNGQTCVRISCPKGQKLNSTGRCTRICPEGFQSVMGKCVRIKCPVGYAIKGAKCAPICPESYVMEHGKCTRYVCPPSHMLSKDGKICILIHCPTGYKKVNETCIRTECPPGSQLVNGECILKDCPKGYKKIGHRCIQITCPKYYVLKDDRCVLDHCPKEYTKLNDKCYKIICPKDFKLIKGNKCIRIRCPQGYKLHKNRCLKIMCPPGYHLVGMRCHSK